In Caballeronia insecticola, one DNA window encodes the following:
- a CDS encoding DUF4399 domain-containing protein encodes MLRRTVLGALASLAALVADSSFPAARARTPAPPNAEAYIIWPPDGAVISGGKLWVRMGLRNMGVCPKGVDLPNVGHHHLLIDTDLPPLDQEIPSDRNHLHYGAGETDARIELPPGKHTLQLLMGDLNHIPHDPPVYSKKITITVKS; translated from the coding sequence ATGCTGAGAAGAACCGTGCTGGGCGCGCTGGCTTCCCTGGCCGCACTCGTCGCCGATTCGTCGTTCCCTGCCGCGCGTGCGCGAACGCCCGCGCCACCGAACGCCGAGGCGTACATCATCTGGCCGCCGGACGGCGCCGTGATCTCCGGCGGCAAGCTCTGGGTACGCATGGGCTTGCGCAACATGGGCGTGTGTCCGAAGGGCGTCGATCTGCCGAATGTGGGTCATCACCATTTGCTGATCGATACGGACTTGCCGCCGCTCGATCAGGAGATTCCGTCCGATCGCAATCATCTGCACTACGGCGCGGGCGAAACCGATGCGCGCATCGAGCTTCCGCCCGGCAAGCACACGCTGCAACTGCTGATGGGCGACCTCAACCACATCCCGCACGATCCGCCGGTCTATTCGAAGAAGATCACGATCACGGTCAAATCATGA
- a CDS encoding DUF3857 domain-containing transglutaminase family protein, translating to MARLSNGFVCGVLCGLCVGSFGATAFAAQNDDPSTIVSDVHEFVVAEDGSLTEDDATVLRANTSAGVDEIAQRYVWYDKSVSKVEIVEAFSVDANGVRHDVSPDQIRDIQEPRSAGAPTFQDAKLRAVIFPAVSVGSTVHLHFRKSQAAAVIPGQFNYFVDPGQRPVVDQRLVFDLPADKPLYADARGYVAAPPVTENGRTRYAFDYRRERFARIESGSVGYAHYGDRLMVTTFPDYASFAKSYRDAAIDPGAADPAVRALAQSLTHNDADDRAKAKTLYDWVRRNIRYVAMFIGQSPAVPHRVTDVLANRYGDCKDHVALYGALLAALGIRSEPALIGLGSVYALPSVPGYGSGAINHIITWLPDLNVFADSTASSVEFGFLPLADMDRPALLVDSGALVRTPATQPLARTARLQIDVAPQGEASFAYWVEDAGWSAEIERMNLRLANAQRRDQIAADRLRYTNLRGAGAITTSDVDATGGPFATILRGTLDDIVWPTGTTALPALTSLSGGIATTTRSWLAERTRTQPYLCVGGSYDEVSQIALPKHMRVAEMPDDLDLTSGFFRYRSRYLLDPATNVIQISRTLDATFGKQVCSPDDFQAALPALRKIERDTQEQIIVRVSGR from the coding sequence ATGGCCCGGTTATCGAACGGTTTCGTCTGCGGTGTGTTGTGCGGCTTGTGCGTCGGGTCGTTCGGCGCGACGGCCTTCGCGGCGCAGAACGACGATCCCTCGACCATCGTCAGCGACGTGCACGAGTTTGTCGTCGCGGAAGACGGCTCGCTGACCGAAGACGACGCCACCGTGCTGCGCGCCAACACATCGGCGGGCGTCGATGAAATTGCGCAGCGCTACGTCTGGTACGACAAGAGCGTGTCGAAGGTGGAGATCGTCGAGGCGTTTTCCGTCGATGCGAACGGCGTGCGCCACGACGTCTCGCCCGATCAGATACGCGACATTCAGGAACCGCGCTCGGCGGGCGCGCCGACGTTTCAGGACGCCAAACTGCGCGCGGTGATTTTTCCGGCGGTGAGCGTCGGCTCGACGGTGCATCTGCATTTCCGCAAAAGTCAGGCGGCGGCGGTGATTCCCGGTCAGTTCAATTATTTCGTCGATCCGGGCCAGCGGCCGGTGGTTGATCAGCGGCTCGTCTTCGATCTGCCCGCCGACAAACCGCTTTACGCCGATGCGCGCGGCTACGTCGCGGCGCCGCCCGTCACGGAGAACGGGCGCACGCGCTACGCGTTCGACTACCGGCGCGAGCGTTTCGCGCGCATCGAAAGCGGCTCGGTGGGCTACGCGCATTACGGCGACCGCCTGATGGTCACGACTTTCCCCGACTACGCGAGCTTCGCGAAGAGTTATCGCGACGCCGCCATCGATCCCGGCGCGGCCGATCCCGCCGTGCGCGCGCTCGCGCAATCGCTCACGCACAACGACGCCGACGACCGCGCGAAAGCGAAGACGCTCTACGACTGGGTGCGCCGCAATATCCGCTACGTGGCGATGTTCATCGGCCAGAGTCCCGCCGTGCCGCATCGGGTGACGGACGTGCTCGCGAATCGCTACGGCGACTGCAAGGATCATGTCGCGCTGTATGGCGCCTTGCTCGCCGCGCTCGGCATTCGCAGCGAGCCTGCGCTGATCGGCCTCGGTTCGGTCTACGCGCTGCCGTCCGTGCCGGGCTACGGTTCGGGCGCGATCAATCACATCATCACGTGGCTGCCGGATCTGAACGTGTTCGCGGACAGCACGGCGTCGAGCGTCGAGTTCGGCTTTCTGCCGCTCGCCGACATGGACCGGCCCGCGTTGCTCGTCGATTCCGGCGCGCTCGTGCGCACGCCCGCGACGCAGCCGCTCGCACGTACGGCGCGCTTGCAGATCGACGTCGCGCCGCAGGGCGAGGCGAGCTTCGCGTATTGGGTCGAGGACGCCGGCTGGAGCGCCGAAATCGAGCGCATGAATTTGCGGCTGGCGAATGCGCAGCGCCGCGACCAGATTGCCGCCGACCGCCTGCGATACACGAACCTGCGCGGCGCGGGGGCGATTACGACGAGCGACGTCGACGCCACCGGCGGCCCGTTCGCGACGATCCTGCGCGGCACGCTCGACGACATCGTCTGGCCGACCGGCACGACCGCGTTGCCCGCGCTCACGAGCCTGTCGGGCGGCATCGCGACAACGACGCGCAGTTGGCTCGCCGAGCGCACGCGCACGCAGCCGTATTTGTGTGTCGGCGGAAGCTACGACGAGGTGTCGCAGATTGCGCTGCCGAAGCATATGCGCGTCGCCGAGATGCCGGACGATCTGGATCTGACGAGCGGTTTTTTTCGTTACCGCTCGCGCTATTTGCTCGATCCGGCCACGAACGTGATTCAGATTTCGCGCACGCTCGATGCGACCTTCGGCAAGCAGGTCTGTTCCCCCGACGATTTTCAGGCGGCGCTGCCCGCGCTCAGGAAGATCGAGCGCGATACGCAGGAGCAGATCATCGTCAGGGTGTCGGGGCGGTGA
- a CDS encoding FHA domain-containing protein, with protein MAQGVSVAEQQPGVGEAFDVILKPVPNRELGSDADGLAEIRIDENLFAIGRAEAPFDTSPPEAVAQLSRRHARIFIEHGFVYIADLASKNGTAVNGTPVRDMPVRVRNGDVISFGSRLSYRVQFAPRARRLGVPRPVGLTLAPQRDDRGLQPIELAQFPFLVSKTDATFARYREQYPHQVNYVSRRHAHVFVKGGAPFVEDLGSTNGTFVNGERLGASAVELKNGDTLAFGGTHFAYKVHVHGEEGESTLTEMAAFEEAQSQPPDEFDADKTTFVGSAHSFLDIFCVDQAAAREDEVNVDAQPKTAEESRHDARQAKRGKFSLFVGELRKALASDERRTTRRTRIVVACVLAALVAGGAALFYTGSPERHAKSLMAQGDYGSAATLTRDYLKTHPQDAQFASMNTEAVLKSNVPRWLAALKKGDFANADAIIAHMRTLGEQNADVRSLLDELEWIGKLESFVIGRGGADAPIRIYGDEPRIGAILKHWEADASGHQRDLDRIAGYVPEFREPYGQALSHLRKLQSDDSVYLAAIDRLDASIVKSLGQDDLDAIGATLKDYADKYPRLAGLDRVRADLNAYTGLRRGLNGASLAPLAGSLTKANFSTPPFQERFRQLSAGQLPPADVLTQYATVADAWDHGRAAQAIDALQKLPQGSWSAMVQKELAHKKTVAAQYADLQKARGTKGYEESLLSFYETLDLDSDAYYAKTVAPEVASLKDKAIARAQTLMTQAQTAWQQYRTNGGIGGSQRLESGVSDTFRTQARLLSDAEDAATRGMRIFRQVKADGATNKWTALANEIDTEADLQRRSLQDLRMVLEPGLLNTKLSLIGGGTTSEARRTP; from the coding sequence ATGGCTCAAGGCGTATCCGTTGCGGAACAACAGCCGGGCGTGGGCGAGGCGTTCGACGTCATCCTGAAGCCCGTGCCGAATCGCGAGCTCGGCAGCGACGCCGACGGACTCGCGGAAATCCGCATCGACGAAAATCTCTTCGCAATCGGCCGCGCCGAAGCGCCGTTCGATACGAGCCCGCCCGAAGCGGTGGCACAGCTTTCGCGCCGTCATGCGCGCATTTTCATCGAGCACGGTTTTGTCTATATCGCCGATCTCGCCAGCAAGAACGGCACGGCCGTCAACGGCACGCCCGTGCGCGACATGCCCGTGCGCGTGCGCAACGGCGACGTCATTTCGTTCGGCAGCCGCCTGTCGTATCGCGTGCAGTTCGCGCCGCGTGCGCGGCGGCTTGGCGTGCCGCGACCCGTTGGCCTCACGCTCGCGCCGCAGCGCGACGATCGCGGTCTTCAGCCGATCGAGCTTGCGCAGTTTCCATTTCTCGTCAGCAAGACGGATGCGACGTTCGCGCGTTATCGCGAGCAATATCCGCATCAGGTGAATTACGTATCGCGGCGGCATGCGCATGTGTTCGTCAAGGGCGGCGCGCCGTTCGTCGAGGATCTCGGCAGCACCAACGGCACGTTCGTCAACGGCGAGCGGCTCGGCGCGTCCGCGGTCGAACTGAAGAATGGCGATACGCTCGCGTTCGGCGGAACGCACTTCGCGTACAAGGTGCATGTGCACGGCGAGGAAGGCGAATCCACTCTGACCGAGATGGCCGCGTTCGAAGAGGCGCAATCGCAGCCGCCGGATGAGTTCGACGCCGACAAGACGACCTTCGTCGGCTCGGCGCATTCTTTCCTCGATATCTTTTGCGTCGATCAGGCGGCCGCGCGCGAGGACGAAGTCAACGTGGACGCGCAACCGAAGACGGCTGAAGAAAGCCGTCACGATGCGCGCCAGGCGAAGCGCGGCAAGTTCTCCTTGTTCGTGGGCGAGTTACGCAAGGCGCTGGCGAGCGACGAACGCCGCACGACGCGCCGCACGCGCATTGTGGTGGCATGCGTGCTCGCGGCGCTTGTCGCGGGCGGCGCGGCGCTTTTCTATACCGGCTCGCCCGAGCGTCACGCGAAGTCGTTGATGGCGCAAGGCGATTACGGCAGTGCCGCCACGCTCACGCGCGATTACCTGAAGACGCATCCGCAGGACGCGCAATTTGCGTCGATGAACACCGAAGCCGTGCTCAAGTCGAACGTGCCGCGCTGGCTCGCCGCGCTGAAGAAGGGCGATTTCGCGAACGCGGACGCGATCATCGCGCACATGAGAACGCTCGGCGAACAGAATGCGGACGTGCGTTCGCTGCTCGACGAACTCGAATGGATCGGCAAGCTGGAGAGCTTCGTGATCGGTCGCGGCGGCGCCGATGCACCGATCCGCATCTATGGCGACGAGCCGCGCATCGGCGCGATTCTGAAGCACTGGGAAGCGGATGCGTCGGGACATCAGCGCGATCTGGACCGCATTGCCGGTTATGTGCCGGAGTTTCGCGAGCCGTATGGGCAGGCGCTCAGTCATCTGCGCAAGCTGCAGAGCGACGATTCCGTGTATCTCGCGGCCATCGACAGGCTCGATGCGAGCATCGTCAAGAGTCTCGGTCAGGACGATCTCGATGCGATCGGCGCGACGCTGAAGGATTATGCGGACAAGTATCCGCGTCTCGCCGGACTCGATCGCGTGCGCGCCGATCTGAATGCGTACACGGGCCTGCGTCGCGGGCTGAACGGCGCAAGCCTCGCACCGCTCGCGGGATCGTTGACGAAGGCGAATTTTTCGACGCCGCCGTTTCAGGAACGGTTTCGTCAGTTGAGCGCGGGCCAGTTGCCGCCCGCCGATGTGCTCACGCAATACGCGACCGTCGCCGATGCATGGGACCACGGTCGTGCCGCGCAGGCGATCGATGCCTTGCAGAAGCTGCCGCAAGGTTCGTGGTCCGCGATGGTGCAGAAGGAACTCGCGCACAAGAAGACCGTGGCGGCGCAATACGCTGATCTGCAAAAGGCGCGCGGTACGAAAGGCTATGAGGAATCGCTGCTGTCGTTTTATGAAACGCTCGATCTCGACAGCGACGCTTACTACGCGAAGACGGTCGCGCCCGAAGTCGCGTCGCTGAAGGACAAGGCCATCGCACGCGCGCAGACGCTCATGACGCAGGCGCAGACGGCGTGGCAGCAGTATCGGACCAATGGCGGCATCGGCGGGTCGCAGCGGCTCGAATCGGGCGTGTCCGACACGTTCCGTACGCAGGCGCGGTTGTTGTCGGATGCCGAGGACGCTGCCACGCGCGGCATGCGCATCTTCAGGCAAGTGAAGGCGGACGGCGCCACGAACAAGTGGACCGCGCTCGCCAATGAGATCGACACCGAAGCGGACTTGCAGCGGCGCTCGTTGCAGGATTTGCGCATGGTGCTCGAACCGGGGCTCCTCAATACCAAGCTGAGTTTGATCGGCGGAGGTACGACCAGTGAAGCGAGACGCACACCTTAA
- a CDS encoding MarR family winged helix-turn-helix transcriptional regulator yields the protein MTTSRTLAKPDFEQLSEFRYQMRRFERFSERAAHEEGITPLQYLLLLHIKGYPGRAWATVGELAERLQSHHHGVVALVTRCEAAGLVRRAPSPDDRRQVEVHLEARGEDVLSRLAALHRAELKSLEGAFRVPQIDL from the coding sequence ATGACCACTTCGCGCACGCTCGCCAAACCGGACTTCGAACAGTTGTCCGAATTCCGCTATCAGATGCGGCGCTTCGAGCGTTTTTCAGAACGCGCCGCGCATGAAGAAGGCATTACGCCGTTGCAGTATCTGCTGCTGTTGCACATCAAAGGCTATCCGGGCCGCGCATGGGCGACGGTCGGCGAACTGGCCGAGCGGCTGCAGTCGCATCATCACGGCGTGGTCGCGCTCGTCACCCGCTGCGAGGCGGCCGGGCTCGTGCGGCGCGCGCCGAGCCCGGACGATCGGCGGCAGGTGGAAGTGCATCTCGAAGCGCGCGGCGAGGACGTGCTGTCGCGTCTCGCGGCGCTGCATCGCGCGGAACTGAAGTCGCTCGAAGGCGCGTTTCGCGTGCCGCAAATCGATCTCTGA
- a CDS encoding HPP family protein, protein MTRNALLRWLHGFLPAPVTLRWTERLRAGLGALIGIALTGGVAHLVAGASSAIPFLIAPMGASAVLLFAVPASPLAQPWSIIGGNIVSATVGVACAMVIHDPVDAAALAVALAICAMFALRCVHPPSGAVALTAVLGGPPVHALGFGFVFAPVALQSVTLLSAAIVFHALTGHRYPHGHAVPKPASAAPDAASFTRADLETVLARRSEMLDVDPDDLEALLRETQLQAYARRFTEFTCADIMSRAVVSVAPETGALAALALIDKHRVKALPVVDAARRVCGIVTRADLAPLRRGGVLDGVLHGVRDAIERVARGPSAPPPRVAQLMTTDVCTVQTNTAIAEVVPMFAHFGHHHIPVVDAGGQLAGMITETDLISGLYRQAFAGERKRA, encoded by the coding sequence GTGACGCGTAACGCATTGCTTCGTTGGCTGCATGGCTTTCTCCCCGCTCCCGTCACGCTGCGCTGGACCGAGCGCCTGCGCGCCGGACTGGGCGCGCTGATCGGCATTGCGCTGACGGGCGGCGTCGCGCATCTCGTCGCCGGCGCTTCGTCGGCCATTCCGTTTCTCATCGCGCCGATGGGCGCTTCCGCCGTGCTGCTCTTCGCCGTGCCCGCGAGCCCGCTTGCGCAGCCGTGGTCGATCATCGGCGGGAACATCGTCTCGGCGACGGTCGGCGTGGCCTGCGCGATGGTGATCCACGATCCCGTCGATGCCGCCGCGCTCGCGGTCGCGCTCGCCATCTGCGCGATGTTCGCGTTGCGCTGCGTGCATCCGCCATCGGGCGCGGTGGCGCTGACCGCGGTGCTCGGCGGGCCGCCGGTGCACGCGCTCGGCTTCGGCTTCGTGTTCGCGCCGGTGGCGCTCCAGTCGGTCACGCTGTTGAGCGCGGCGATCGTGTTCCATGCGCTGACGGGGCACCGCTATCCGCACGGCCACGCGGTGCCGAAGCCTGCAAGCGCGGCGCCCGACGCCGCATCGTTCACGCGCGCCGATCTGGAAACCGTGCTCGCGCGCCGCAGCGAGATGCTCGACGTCGATCCCGACGACCTCGAAGCGCTGTTGCGCGAGACGCAGTTGCAGGCCTACGCGCGGCGCTTCACGGAATTCACCTGCGCGGACATCATGTCGCGCGCGGTGGTGTCGGTCGCGCCGGAGACGGGCGCGCTGGCCGCGCTCGCGCTCATCGACAAACATCGGGTCAAGGCGTTGCCGGTCGTCGATGCGGCGCGCCGTGTGTGCGGCATCGTCACGCGCGCGGACCTGGCGCCGCTGCGGCGCGGCGGCGTGCTCGATGGCGTGCTTCACGGCGTACGCGACGCGATCGAACGCGTGGCGCGCGGGCCGTCCGCGCCGCCGCCACGCGTCGCGCAACTGATGACGACGGACGTCTGCACGGTGCAGACGAACACCGCCATCGCCGAAGTCGTGCCGATGTTCGCGCACTTCGGCCATCACCACATTCCCGTGGTCGATGCAGGCGGGCAGCTCGCCGGCATGATCACCGAAACCGATCTGATTTCGGGCCTCTATCGGCAAGCGTTCGCGGGCGAGCGCAAGCGCGCCTGA
- a CDS encoding efflux transporter outer membrane subunit has product MTIGRKRLVLSAALGSALLSGCIDVKVPTYQRPDTPEKTAFTKIDAPKVAASETIQPDWWKQFRDPYLDSLVEKAINGNFDIKVLAARIQVAGAQIGEARAGALPSMDLGAGAAFEKTTGQKFSKQYNVATQVNWDIDIWGAVEKGVQAQKAEFRATEADWRAGYLELVSSVSTTYFQILQFDDQISQQKQTIITNQKILTIFEGMEKNGLVPHTQVLTQRAELNRLTRDMLELKRSRDLGDNALATLIGVPAGEFKVPDGKLQKRVQVPPVPGGLPSQLLARRPDLIAAEYRVLEAYDLVGQAKLAQLPTISLTGRGGSASFALTDLLKTFTFSFLPSINIPILDPSVRARVKTSQAQSTVAEQQYRSTVMNAFEEVENALVNLDSHMKQRVELQQEVDQLTIVAAQIDAQLKEGVISQLQVFETERTLLAAQLALLANHQQILSDTVTLYKALGGGWTEVDVQSASKDGLK; this is encoded by the coding sequence ATGACCATCGGCCGCAAGCGCCTGGTTTTGTCGGCCGCGCTCGGTTCTGCGCTGCTTTCCGGTTGCATCGACGTGAAAGTGCCGACTTATCAGCGCCCCGACACGCCCGAGAAAACCGCCTTCACGAAGATCGACGCACCGAAAGTAGCCGCGTCCGAGACCATTCAGCCCGACTGGTGGAAGCAGTTCCGCGATCCGTATCTCGACTCGCTGGTGGAGAAGGCCATCAACGGCAACTTCGACATCAAGGTGCTGGCCGCGCGCATACAGGTCGCGGGCGCGCAGATCGGCGAGGCTCGCGCGGGCGCGTTGCCGTCAATGGACCTCGGCGCCGGAGCGGCGTTCGAGAAAACCACCGGCCAGAAGTTCTCGAAGCAATACAACGTGGCGACGCAGGTCAACTGGGACATCGACATCTGGGGCGCCGTCGAAAAAGGCGTGCAGGCGCAGAAGGCGGAGTTTCGCGCGACCGAAGCGGACTGGCGCGCGGGCTATCTCGAACTCGTATCGAGCGTCTCGACAACCTACTTCCAGATTCTTCAGTTCGACGATCAGATCTCGCAGCAGAAGCAGACGATCATCACGAACCAGAAGATCCTGACGATATTCGAGGGCATGGAGAAGAACGGCCTCGTGCCGCATACGCAGGTGCTCACGCAGCGCGCCGAGCTCAACCGTCTGACGCGCGACATGCTGGAACTGAAGCGCTCGCGCGATCTCGGCGACAACGCGCTGGCAACGCTGATCGGCGTGCCGGCCGGCGAATTCAAGGTCCCCGACGGCAAGCTGCAAAAGCGCGTGCAGGTGCCGCCGGTGCCGGGCGGTCTGCCTTCGCAATTGCTCGCGCGTCGTCCCGATCTGATCGCGGCGGAATATCGCGTGCTCGAAGCGTACGATCTCGTGGGTCAGGCAAAGCTCGCGCAATTGCCGACCATCAGTTTGACGGGACGCGGCGGTTCGGCGAGCTTCGCGCTCACCGATCTGCTCAAGACCTTCACGTTCAGCTTTCTGCCGAGCATCAATATCCCGATTCTCGATCCGAGCGTGCGCGCGCGCGTGAAGACCAGTCAGGCCCAATCCACAGTGGCCGAGCAGCAGTATCGCAGCACCGTGATGAACGCGTTCGAGGAAGTGGAGAACGCGCTCGTCAATCTCGATTCGCACATGAAGCAGCGCGTTGAACTGCAGCAGGAAGTCGATCAGTTGACGATCGTCGCCGCGCAGATCGACGCGCAATTGAAAGAGGGCGTGATCTCGCAACTCCAAGTGTTCGAGACGGAGCGCACGTTGCTCGCCGCACAACTGGCGCTGCTCGCCAACCATCAGCAGATTCTTTCCGACACCGTGACGCTCTATAAGGCGCTCGGCGGCGGCTGGACCGAGGTCGATGTGCAAAGCGCAAGCAAGGACGGATTGAAGTGA
- a CDS encoding SUMF1/EgtB/PvdO family nonheme iron enzyme yields the protein MWRTLLIAGMFVTIGAALAPACAAPAASPPQASERAIAPHRAALVIGNADYGDHPLTGASRDAGDMSDALASLGFDVTRRANLDESAMRNAIEAFAARLGPRDTAIVYFAGHGVQAGGDALLLPLDAREQTPATLVTKGIAVSGIVERMARARPDAANVVVLDMCLTEPFEKARAPSWTLPPRTLVAYAAAPGDAAVEGARNGRYTAALLRALGKEASITSATFDEAATDVAHASRGAQQPWIASSLERGFALADASPLMRMANANAIDPAESANVVRTRGILPKDSNEQYELTFWDSIKDSTYPSDYEAYLKAYPNGRFAALAKARIERLRAGSAGSTGSGAKPTTTPPPAATATPAAPAPKPAPSAAAVTEKPKAAAPAPTPSPAPAATAAAAAKTAAKTAGNEIKDCPSCPALIPISPGSFTMGSNNDDPAEKPPHRVSIAHPYAIGKTEVTVEQWNACADAGACTRIAPDGDAPPANTPMRNVSWDDAQVYVKWLSKLGGKAYRLPTEAEWEYAARGGTQSTYWWGDQMKKGTADCKDCGEPYRPEAPTPVASFAANPYGLYDMNGSVWEWVADCWHGSYKNAPADGRAWDDPSCSVRVIRGGSWREGAAYMQSATRFKYSSSVRQSQNGFRVARDME from the coding sequence ATGTGGCGAACTCTTCTTATCGCGGGCATGTTCGTAACGATCGGCGCCGCGCTCGCGCCTGCCTGCGCGGCCCCAGCCGCATCGCCGCCGCAGGCGTCCGAGCGGGCCATCGCGCCACATCGCGCGGCGCTCGTCATCGGCAATGCGGACTATGGCGATCATCCGCTGACAGGCGCATCGCGCGATGCCGGCGATATGAGCGACGCGCTCGCCTCGCTCGGTTTCGATGTCACGCGCCGCGCGAATCTCGATGAATCCGCCATGCGCAACGCCATCGAAGCGTTTGCCGCGCGCCTCGGGCCGCGCGATACGGCCATCGTCTATTTCGCGGGTCACGGTGTTCAGGCAGGCGGCGACGCGCTGCTTCTGCCGCTCGATGCGCGCGAGCAAACGCCCGCGACGCTCGTGACGAAGGGCATTGCGGTGAGCGGCATCGTCGAACGCATGGCGCGCGCGAGGCCTGACGCGGCGAACGTCGTCGTGCTGGATATGTGCCTGACCGAGCCCTTCGAGAAAGCGCGCGCCCCATCCTGGACGCTGCCGCCGCGCACGCTGGTCGCGTATGCGGCGGCGCCGGGCGATGCCGCCGTCGAAGGCGCGCGCAACGGACGCTATACGGCGGCGCTGTTGCGCGCGCTCGGCAAAGAAGCGTCGATCACATCCGCCACATTCGACGAAGCCGCCACCGATGTCGCGCACGCATCGCGCGGGGCGCAACAACCGTGGATCGCTTCGTCGCTCGAACGCGGATTCGCCCTCGCCGATGCATCGCCGCTCATGCGCATGGCGAACGCGAACGCCATCGATCCGGCCGAATCCGCCAACGTCGTTCGCACGCGCGGCATCCTTCCGAAAGACAGCAACGAGCAATACGAACTGACGTTCTGGGATTCGATCAAGGACAGCACGTATCCAAGCGACTACGAGGCGTATCTGAAGGCGTATCCGAACGGCCGTTTCGCGGCGCTGGCCAAAGCGCGGATCGAGCGCCTGCGGGCCGGAAGTGCCGGAAGCACCGGAAGCGGCGCCAAGCCCACGACGACGCCCCCGCCCGCCGCTACCGCGACGCCCGCCGCACCGGCGCCGAAGCCCGCGCCGTCCGCCGCGGCCGTCACCGAGAAGCCGAAAGCGGCGGCGCCCGCTCCGACGCCATCGCCCGCACCCGCCGCCACCGCGGCCGCCGCAGCGAAGACCGCCGCAAAAACTGCAGGCAACGAAATCAAGGACTGCCCGTCGTGTCCGGCGCTCATCCCCATATCGCCCGGCAGCTTCACCATGGGCAGCAATAACGACGACCCCGCCGAGAAGCCGCCGCATCGCGTGAGCATCGCGCATCCGTATGCGATCGGCAAAACCGAAGTGACGGTCGAGCAATGGAACGCATGCGCCGATGCAGGCGCGTGCACGCGCATCGCCCCCGACGGCGACGCCCCGCCCGCCAACACACCGATGCGCAACGTGAGCTGGGACGACGCGCAGGTCTATGTCAAATGGCTGAGCAAACTGGGCGGCAAGGCGTATCGCCTGCCGACGGAGGCCGAATGGGAATACGCCGCGCGCGGCGGCACGCAATCGACGTACTGGTGGGGCGATCAAATGAAGAAAGGCACGGCCGACTGCAAGGACTGCGGCGAGCCGTATCGTCCGGAAGCGCCGACGCCTGTCGCATCGTTCGCGGCGAACCCGTATGGTCTGTACGACATGAACGGCAGCGTGTGGGAATGGGTCGCCGATTGCTGGCACGGCTCGTACAAGAACGCACCCGCCGATGGCCGCGCCTGGGACGATCCGTCCTGCTCGGTGCGCGTGATCCGCGGCGGTTCGTGGCGCGAAGGCGCGGCCTACATGCAGTCGGCCACACGCTTCAAATACAGTTCGAGCGTGCGGCAATCGCAGAACGGATTCCGCGTGGCGCGCGATATGGAATAA
- a CDS encoding DUF4399 domain-containing protein, whose product MKKRSADTSPRARALFAAAALATALAAPCAFAGPTAAPANAYAYIGYPNDGQTVPAGKPFKVWFGLRYMGVAPRGVKFPNTGHHHLLIDVDLPPMDQEIPSDRNHLHYGAGETETLLELPPGKHTLQLLMGDDKHIPTNPPVYSKKITIYVK is encoded by the coding sequence ATGAAAAAGCGATCCGCTGACACTTCCCCGCGCGCGCGTGCGCTCTTTGCCGCCGCCGCACTCGCGACCGCGCTGGCCGCCCCTTGCGCATTCGCCGGGCCGACGGCCGCGCCGGCCAACGCCTACGCGTATATCGGCTATCCGAACGACGGCCAGACCGTGCCCGCAGGCAAACCGTTCAAGGTGTGGTTCGGGCTGCGTTACATGGGCGTCGCTCCGCGCGGCGTGAAGTTTCCGAACACCGGGCATCATCACTTGCTGATCGATGTGGACTTGCCGCCGATGGATCAGGAGATTCCATCGGACCGCAATCATCTGCATTACGGCGCAGGCGAAACGGAAACCTTGCTCGAACTTCCGCCGGGCAAACACACGCTGCAATTGCTGATGGGCGATGACAAGCACATACCGACGAACCCGCCGGTTTATTCCAAAAAGATCACGATCTACGTCAAGTAA